In one Oscillospiraceae bacterium genomic region, the following are encoded:
- the kce_6 gene encoding 3-keto-5-aminohexanoate cleavage enzyme has protein sequence MTNKLIITVATTGAWPKKENNPNVPMTPAEIAEDVFACWKAGAAVAHLHMRDDAGNGTMDAAKFRETVALLRKNHPECDIILNMTTSGDLNATDETRQAHLQELRPEMGSYDCGSMNWLNSSLFLNPPKFLEELGRNMQAWNVKPEIEAFDPGMIANAAYYLKKGVLKAPLHFQFCMGCANGIPGSMKNLLFMKETMDTLCPGSTWSCFGVGHSAMEMLYGAVALGGHIRVGMEDNVMYAKGQLAQSNVQFVERARRVSEEYGRPIATPDEARAILGLGN, from the coding sequence ATGACGAACAAGCTGATTATCACCGTGGCCACCACCGGCGCGTGGCCCAAGAAGGAAAATAACCCCAACGTGCCCATGACCCCAGCGGAGATCGCCGAGGACGTGTTCGCCTGCTGGAAGGCGGGCGCCGCCGTGGCCCACCTGCACATGCGGGACGACGCGGGCAACGGCACCATGGACGCGGCCAAGTTCCGGGAGACCGTGGCGCTGCTGCGCAAAAACCACCCGGAGTGCGACATCATTCTGAACATGACCACCTCGGGCGATTTGAACGCCACCGACGAGACCCGGCAGGCCCACCTGCAGGAGCTGCGCCCCGAGATGGGCTCCTACGACTGCGGCAGCATGAACTGGCTCAACTCCAGCCTCTTCCTCAACCCCCCCAAATTCCTGGAGGAGCTGGGCCGGAACATGCAGGCGTGGAACGTGAAGCCCGAGATCGAGGCCTTCGACCCCGGCATGATCGCCAACGCCGCCTACTACCTGAAAAAGGGCGTGCTCAAGGCCCCCCTGCACTTCCAGTTCTGCATGGGCTGCGCCAACGGCATCCCCGGCTCCATGAAGAACCTGCTGTTCATGAAGGAGACCATGGACACCCTCTGCCCCGGCTCCACCTGGAGCTGCTTCGGCGTGGGCCACTCCGCCATGGAGATGCTCTACGGCGCCGTGGCCCTGGGCGGGCACATCCGCGTGGGCATGGAGGACAACGTCATGTACGCCAAGGGCCAGCTGGCCCAGAGCAACGTGCAGTTCGTGGAGCGGGCCCGCCGCGTCAGCGAGGAGTACGGCCGCCCCATCGCCACCCCTGACGAGGCCCGCGCGATCCTGGGCCTGGGCAACTAG
- a CDS encoding peptidase M16, translated as MYEKITLPNGVRILTEAVPGVRSAALGIWVGSGSRHEKAAENGAAHFIEHMVFKGTARRTAAELAEEMDAVGGQVNAFTTKECTCFHARVLDVHLPRAADILCDMFFSSRFDEADVATERGVILEEIGMYEDNPEDLCAERLLSAVYKGTPLARPILGRAATLEKMTGAWLKEYMAARYLPGDVVVSLAGSFTPADVEGLKERFSAMAGGALPPVKPVAYAPAVVVKKKAIEQNHITLAFPGLAYGDERRFTLQLLSSLLGGGMSSRLWQQVREQRGLCYSIYSYGAGHAETGLFAIYTALGKETEREALETICAAVRDFTQHGVTPAELDRAREQSKANVLMGLESTQAHMSNLGRGELMQGRVLEPEQIIAHYDAVTAQGVRALAEELFDFKRASLSAVGRVRAADEYRAFLQ; from the coding sequence ATGTACGAAAAAATCACACTTCCCAACGGCGTGCGTATTCTGACCGAGGCGGTGCCCGGCGTTCGCTCGGCGGCGCTGGGCATCTGGGTGGGCAGCGGCTCCCGCCACGAAAAGGCGGCGGAGAACGGCGCCGCCCATTTCATCGAGCACATGGTGTTCAAGGGCACCGCCCGCCGCACCGCGGCGGAGCTGGCCGAGGAGATGGACGCGGTGGGCGGGCAGGTCAACGCCTTCACCACCAAGGAGTGCACCTGCTTCCACGCCCGGGTGCTGGACGTGCACCTGCCCCGGGCGGCCGACATCCTGTGCGATATGTTCTTCTCCTCCCGCTTCGACGAGGCGGACGTGGCCACTGAGCGGGGGGTCATCCTGGAGGAGATCGGCATGTACGAGGACAATCCGGAGGACCTGTGCGCCGAGCGGCTGCTCTCCGCGGTCTACAAGGGCACCCCTCTGGCCCGGCCCATCCTGGGCAGGGCCGCCACCCTGGAGAAGATGACGGGGGCGTGGCTGAAGGAGTATATGGCCGCCCGCTATCTGCCCGGGGACGTGGTGGTGTCCCTGGCGGGCAGCTTCACCCCGGCGGACGTGGAGGGGCTGAAGGAGCGCTTCTCGGCCATGGCGGGGGGCGCGCTGCCCCCGGTGAAGCCGGTGGCCTACGCCCCGGCGGTGGTGGTGAAGAAGAAGGCCATCGAGCAAAACCACATCACCCTGGCCTTCCCGGGCCTGGCCTATGGGGACGAACGGCGCTTCACGCTCCAGCTGCTGTCCTCCCTGCTGGGGGGCGGCATGTCCTCCCGGCTGTGGCAGCAGGTGCGGGAGCAGCGCGGGCTGTGCTACTCCATCTACTCCTACGGCGCGGGCCACGCGGAGACGGGGCTTTTCGCCATCTACACCGCCCTGGGGAAGGAGACCGAGCGGGAGGCGCTGGAGACCATCTGCGCCGCGGTGCGGGACTTCACGCAGCACGGGGTCACCCCGGCGGAGCTGGACCGGGCGCGGGAGCAGTCCAAGGCCAACGTGCTCATGGGGCTGGAGTCCACCCAGGCCCACATGAGCAACCTGGGCCGGGGCGAGCTGATGCAGGGCCGGGTGCTGGAGCCGGAGCAGATCATCGCACACTACGACGCGGTGACGGCCCAGGGCGTCCGGGCGCTGGCGGAGGAGCTGTTTGACTTCAAGCGCGCCTCCCTCTCGGCGGTGGGCCGGGTGCGCGCAGCGGACGAGTACCGGGCGTTCCTGCAATAG
- a CDS encoding 2',3'-cyclic-nucleotide 2'-phosphodiesterase, whose protein sequence is MQGKRNRILALVLALVMALGLAVPGFAATGETRTITVLQTSDLHGMVYPFDYASNKENATSMAHVAAVIAQERAADPDLLLVDTGDTTQANYIQEFRDDVPNPIIHALNYLDYDTWTLGNHEFNFGFNYVEKEISEFEGTTLAGNIYKADGTRWLDAYEIFDVDGVKVAIFGIDAPHIPQWEKSDPTHYDNMTFTTPMEETGKILDELEGKADVIIGSVHYGLDGEYGTEGMRQVAETYGDRMDALLIGHAHSKIEETIGGIPVLEPGSNGQYVGKLSITLSQEDGKWVVDRDQTTGKLIDCSTVEPDAAFLAEFKDLHDKSLTLAAKQVGEVGETFMDPVYLLPGIPRAIIEDNPITDLVNLVQMEQAGADVSLAALFTEDANLEKGPFLNRDSVKIYKYDNTLFGVTVTGAQLKAIMEEHAGNFFNQYQPGDVTISFNPDIRMYNYDMFAGVNYEIDISKPAGSRIVNVTYKGEPLKDDEVLKLALNNYRYGGLVGAGLINESDVYYEGGAVRDMITDYVAALDGPLMPVCDHNWKIVGAPLDDPQKDQIYEMVRSGVLTVPTSEDGRTPNVASLNGPALRAAGKLPALEGETPAPTPEPTPAPVPTPEPSPAPAPAPAPAGDTYTVKAGDSLWSIAQGLYGTGTKWTVLYDANKDQIKDPSWIQIGQVLTVPAA, encoded by the coding sequence ATGCAAGGCAAACGCAATCGGATCCTCGCACTGGTCCTGGCGCTGGTTATGGCGCTGGGGCTGGCGGTGCCCGGCTTCGCCGCCACCGGGGAGACCAGGACCATCACCGTACTCCAGACCAGCGACCTGCACGGCATGGTATATCCCTTCGACTACGCATCCAACAAGGAAAACGCCACCAGCATGGCCCACGTGGCCGCCGTCATCGCGCAGGAGCGCGCCGCCGACCCGGATCTGCTGCTGGTGGACACCGGCGACACGACCCAGGCCAACTACATCCAGGAGTTCAGGGACGACGTGCCCAACCCCATCATCCACGCCCTCAACTACCTGGACTACGACACCTGGACCCTGGGCAACCACGAGTTCAATTTCGGCTTTAACTATGTGGAGAAGGAGATCTCGGAGTTTGAGGGCACCACCCTGGCCGGCAACATCTACAAGGCCGACGGTACCCGCTGGCTGGACGCCTACGAGATCTTCGACGTGGACGGCGTGAAGGTGGCCATCTTCGGCATCGACGCCCCCCACATCCCCCAGTGGGAGAAGTCCGACCCCACCCACTACGACAACATGACCTTCACCACGCCCATGGAGGAGACCGGCAAGATCCTGGACGAGCTGGAGGGCAAGGCCGACGTGATCATCGGCAGCGTGCACTACGGCCTGGACGGCGAGTACGGCACCGAGGGGATGCGCCAGGTGGCGGAGACCTACGGCGACCGGATGGACGCCCTGCTCATCGGCCACGCCCACTCCAAGATTGAGGAGACCATCGGCGGCATCCCCGTGCTGGAGCCCGGCAGCAACGGCCAGTACGTGGGCAAGCTGAGCATCACCCTGTCCCAGGAGGACGGCAAGTGGGTGGTGGACCGGGATCAGACCACCGGCAAGCTCATCGACTGCTCCACCGTGGAGCCCGACGCGGCCTTCCTGGCCGAGTTCAAGGACCTGCACGACAAGAGCCTGACCCTGGCCGCCAAGCAGGTGGGCGAGGTGGGGGAGACCTTTATGGACCCCGTGTACCTCCTGCCCGGCATTCCCCGGGCCATCATCGAGGATAACCCCATCACCGACCTTGTGAACCTGGTGCAGATGGAGCAGGCCGGCGCCGACGTGTCCCTGGCCGCCCTGTTCACCGAGGACGCCAACCTGGAGAAGGGCCCCTTCCTGAACCGGGACAGCGTGAAGATCTACAAGTACGACAACACCCTCTTTGGCGTGACGGTCACGGGCGCGCAGCTCAAGGCCATCATGGAGGAGCACGCGGGCAATTTCTTCAACCAGTACCAGCCCGGCGACGTGACCATCAGCTTCAACCCGGACATCCGCATGTACAACTACGACATGTTCGCCGGGGTGAACTACGAGATCGACATCTCCAAGCCCGCCGGGTCGCGCATCGTCAACGTCACCTACAAGGGCGAGCCCCTGAAGGACGACGAGGTGCTCAAGCTGGCCCTCAACAACTACCGCTACGGCGGCCTGGTGGGGGCGGGGCTTATTAACGAGTCCGACGTGTACTACGAGGGCGGCGCGGTCCGCGATATGATCACCGACTACGTGGCTGCCCTGGACGGCCCCCTGATGCCCGTATGCGACCACAACTGGAAGATCGTCGGCGCGCCCCTGGACGACCCCCAGAAGGACCAGATCTACGAGATGGTCCGCTCCGGCGTGCTGACCGTGCCCACCTCCGAGGACGGCCGCACCCCCAACGTGGCGTCCCTGAACGGCCCGGCCCTGCGGGCGGCGGGCAAGCTGCCCGCCCTGGAGGGGGAGACCCCGGCCCCCACGCCTGAACCCACCCCGGCCCCCGTTCCCACGCCTGAGCCGTCCCCGGCGCCCGCTCCCGCCCCGGCGCCCGCGGGGGATACCTACACCGTCAAGGCAGGCGACAGCCTGTGGAGCATCGCCCAGGGCCTCTACGGCACCGGCACCAAGTGGACGGTGCTCTACGACGCCAACAAGGATCAGATCAAGGACCCCAGCTGGATTCAGATTGGCCAGGTGCTCACCGTACCCGCGGCGTAA
- the prfB gene encoding peptide chain release factor 2, translating into MNKWECECEPMLQFDEYKIKLNNLLPDLEELGQSLGLAAAERELDMLQAESAADGFWDNLEKAQKVQQRIKQLLDKVEGQKKRTGAWEDLMTLCEMGNEEEDASLIPELEEGYAALEREMEEARLSTLFTGEYDNSNAILNIHPGAGGTEAQDWAEMLLRMYTRWAERHGFACKIMDYQGCEEGGIKSATITITGENAYGYLRSEHGVHRLVRVSPFDAQARRQTSFSAVEIMPEIPDDVEVDIRPEDIEMQVYRSSGAGGQHVNKTSSAVRLIHKPTGVVVSCQTERSQFQNRDNCMRMLRSRLVQLKMEAHLEKISDIKGVQLKIEWGSQIRSYVFMPYQLVKDNRTGFETSNINAVMDGDLDGFINAYLKAEATGNWAAK; encoded by the coding sequence GTGAATAAATGGGAATGCGAGTGTGAACCAATGCTGCAATTCGACGAATATAAGATAAAGCTCAACAATCTGCTGCCCGATCTGGAGGAGCTGGGCCAGTCCCTGGGCCTGGCCGCCGCCGAGCGGGAGCTGGACATGCTCCAGGCCGAGAGCGCGGCCGACGGCTTCTGGGACAACCTGGAGAAGGCCCAGAAGGTGCAGCAGCGCATCAAGCAGCTGCTGGACAAGGTGGAGGGGCAGAAGAAGCGCACCGGCGCGTGGGAAGACCTGATGACCCTGTGTGAGATGGGCAACGAGGAGGAGGACGCCTCCCTGATCCCCGAGCTGGAGGAGGGCTACGCGGCCCTGGAGCGGGAGATGGAGGAGGCGCGGCTTTCCACCCTCTTCACCGGCGAGTACGACAACTCCAACGCCATCCTCAACATCCACCCCGGCGCGGGCGGCACCGAGGCCCAGGACTGGGCGGAGATGCTCCTGCGCATGTACACCCGCTGGGCCGAGCGCCACGGCTTCGCCTGCAAAATCATGGACTACCAGGGCTGTGAGGAGGGCGGCATCAAGAGCGCCACCATCACCATTACCGGTGAGAACGCCTACGGCTACCTGCGCAGCGAGCACGGGGTGCACCGGCTGGTGCGGGTGTCCCCCTTCGACGCCCAGGCCCGCCGCCAGACCTCCTTCTCCGCCGTGGAGATTATGCCCGAGATCCCCGACGACGTGGAGGTGGACATCCGCCCCGAGGACATCGAGATGCAGGTCTACCGCTCCTCCGGCGCGGGCGGGCAGCACGTCAACAAGACCTCCTCCGCCGTGCGCCTGATCCACAAGCCCACGGGGGTGGTGGTCTCCTGCCAGACCGAGCGCAGCCAGTTCCAGAACCGGGACAACTGTATGCGTATGCTCCGCTCCCGGCTGGTGCAGCTCAAGATGGAGGCCCATCTGGAGAAAATCTCCGACATCAAGGGCGTGCAGCTGAAAATCGAGTGGGGCAGCCAGATCCGCTCCTACGTCTTTATGCCCTACCAGCTGGTGAAGGACAACCGCACCGGCTTCGAGACCAGTAACATCAACGCCGTCATGGACGGCGATCTGGACGGCTTCATCAACGCATACCTGAAAGCCGAGGCTACCGGAAACTGGGCGGCAAAATAG